From Cyclopterus lumpus isolate fCycLum1 chromosome 4, fCycLum1.pri, whole genome shotgun sequence, a single genomic window includes:
- the glrx2 gene encoding glutaredoxin 2 isoform X2, whose protein sequence is MGNFTSSPSLSSTSCVQYVKEMVSQNCVVIFSKTTCPYCKMAKNVFNEIGATYKVVELDEHNDGRRVQEALAQITGARTVPRVFINGKCIGGGSDTKQLHQQGKLLPLIEQCASCCAASSSDGSGSGQFESAK, encoded by the exons aTGGGGAATTTCACatcctctccgtctctgtccAGCACATCCTGTGTTCAGTATGTTAAG GAGATGGTGTCGCAGAACTGTGTTGTGATATTTTCCAAGACCACCTGTCCTTATTGCAAAATGGCCAAGAATGTGTTCAATGAAATTGGTGCGACCTACAAAGTGGTCGAACTGGATGAGCACAACGATGGGAGGAGAGTGCAAGAGGCCTTAGCTCAGATCACCGGTGCCAGAACG GTGCCGAGAGTCTTCATTAATGGCAAATGCATCGGGGGTGGCTCGGACACCAAACAACTCCATCAGCAGGGAAAGCTGCTGCCCCTGATCGAACAGTGTGCTTCCTGCTGTGCTGCCAGCAGCTCTGACGGATCGGGCAGCGGACAGTTTGAGTCCGCCAAATGA
- the glrx2 gene encoding glutaredoxin 2 isoform X1, protein MFHPGQQRDYFLAIFSFLSMLARAGCLPRVAWTGCRRMGNFTSSPSLSSTSCVQYVKEMVSQNCVVIFSKTTCPYCKMAKNVFNEIGATYKVVELDEHNDGRRVQEALAQITGARTVPRVFINGKCIGGGSDTKQLHQQGKLLPLIEQCASCCAASSSDGSGSGQFESAK, encoded by the exons ATGTTTCATCCAGGCCAACAGCGCGATTATTTTTTAgccatattttcatttttgtccATGTTGGCTCGAGCAGGATGTCTTCCCAGGGTGGCATGGACCGGCTGCCGAAG aaTGGGGAATTTCACatcctctccgtctctgtccAGCACATCCTGTGTTCAGTATGTTAAG GAGATGGTGTCGCAGAACTGTGTTGTGATATTTTCCAAGACCACCTGTCCTTATTGCAAAATGGCCAAGAATGTGTTCAATGAAATTGGTGCGACCTACAAAGTGGTCGAACTGGATGAGCACAACGATGGGAGGAGAGTGCAAGAGGCCTTAGCTCAGATCACCGGTGCCAGAACG GTGCCGAGAGTCTTCATTAATGGCAAATGCATCGGGGGTGGCTCGGACACCAAACAACTCCATCAGCAGGGAAAGCTGCTGCCCCTGATCGAACAGTGTGCTTCCTGCTGTGCTGCCAGCAGCTCTGACGGATCGGGCAGCGGACAGTTTGAGTCCGCCAAATGA